The following are from one region of the Littorina saxatilis isolate snail1 linkage group LG2, US_GU_Lsax_2.0, whole genome shotgun sequence genome:
- the LOC138956420 gene encoding uncharacterized protein: MKDCNPVPVVKTEQDDRHKLTSCTFNAYVKSCSSSTQTEADNADSFRSQVSVKIEQLHTTETNGFLHKECGWHENKLTRSQSPEDKFVLKTPCDTPREVAKNEARRTDKTTSERTVHRYNKDKPWKGPCSFVKGLASNTVKVRSNHLLRPCHSLAKHLLCSDRSSPTQRKQCTGCSKVNTKTVLKTSCTSEVSSQQSSEPATKSSSTAEDKPPRRCLPATPHVEHRLNHQQYPALSQDDGVILPSSPSSLPHSPRSSSLVSAAAVNAPDSTKSIRGEEEIAGEPRDKRQAANARERRRMCGLNVAFDRLRAAVPGFKGRAKLSKYDTLQLANNYIKELQRLLQLECQ, translated from the exons ATGAAGGACTGTAACCCGGTCCCTGTGGTAAAGACAGAACAAGATGACCGACACAAACTGACCTCATGCACGTTCAACGCGTACGTCAAATCTTGCTCAAGCTCTACACAGACTGAGGCCGACAATGCGGACTCTTTCCGTTCTCAAGTTTCCGTCAAAATCGAACAGCTCCACACGACGGAAACAAACGGCTTTTTACACAAGGAATGCGGCTGGCACGAAAATAAATTGACTCGGTCTCAGAGCCCCGAAGACAAGTTTGTGTTGAAAACACCATGCGATACACCAAGAGAGGTCGCGAAGAACGAAGCAAGGAGAACAGACAAAACGACGAGCGAAAGGACAGTCCACCGCTACAACAAAGACAAGCCGTGGAAGGGTCCCTGCTCTTTTGTCAAAGGGTTAGCGAGTAATACCGTGAAGGTCAGATCGAATCATCTGTTACGGCCATGTCACTCTTTGGCCAAGCATTTACTTTGCTCGGATAGGAGTTCACCGACTCAAAGGAAACAGTGCACAGGCTGCAGCAAGGTCAACACAAAAACTGTACTCAAGACTTCTTGTACTTCTGAAGTATCCTCGCAGCAATCCTCAGAACCTGCCACTAAAAGCTCATCCACTGCGGAAGACAAACCCCCAAGACGTTGTTTACCCGCAACACCACATGTTGAGCACAGGCTTAATCATCAACAATACCCAGCTTTGTCACAAGACGATGGCGTCATACTGCCATCGTCGCCGTCTTCATTGCCGCACTCTCCTCGTTCGTCATCACTGGTGTCTGCAGCAGCCGTGAATGCTCCAGATTCTACGAAAAGCATCAG gggcgaggaggagATAGCAGGTGAACCCCGTGACAAGCGTCAGGCAGCCAACGCGCGTGAGCGCCGTCGAATGTGTGGACTGAACGTGGCTTTCGACAGACTGAGGGCTGCGGTGCCAGGTTTTAAAGGCCGTGCCAAACTGTCGAAATACGACACTCTGCAACTCGCTAACAACTACATCAAAGAACTGCAGAGACTTTTGCAATTGGAGTGCCAATGA